Proteins encoded in a region of the Oscillospiraceae bacterium MB24-C1 genome:
- a CDS encoding patatin-like phospholipase family protein encodes MNKRALVLGGGGAKGSYQMGAWQAFRELELGFDIITGTSIGSINGALMVQDAFEIADKLWNSIEYENIFREERKTNIRTINSALDMVKFAVNDALLQGSVDSSSLEALIKQAVDEDKVRASSVRFGLVTVELPSMRPLTPMIEEISHGMLYRYLMASASCFPVFSPYEIDGVRYIDGGYYDNVPINLAIQEGADYVVAVDLDGIGFVREPVSEQGVDIVRIRSYWDLGAVFEFDKNIFARNRRLGYYDTMKAFGKLDGYYYTFGYGESAKNLKALEHGIPTLRERITRLAKSPMVRTISTVEKDVAIDFLMKSNWESHAQEKLCRAAEIAGAVYGISPEQQYTFEKFNNQLLRLYHTVPSVLPTLELQPKEDIKRILAAALQSMEPRRMSASITQLMLREQSDGEAVRILAGLLPREYAAATYLALLLKQN; translated from the coding sequence ATGAATAAAAGGGCGTTGGTACTCGGCGGCGGCGGCGCGAAAGGCTCTTATCAGATGGGGGCTTGGCAGGCATTCCGTGAGTTGGAGCTAGGGTTTGACATCATCACCGGTACCTCAATAGGCTCGATCAATGGTGCGCTGATGGTGCAGGATGCCTTTGAGATTGCCGATAAACTGTGGAACAGTATTGAATATGAGAATATTTTTCGCGAAGAGCGCAAAACTAACATCCGCACCATCAACAGTGCGCTGGACATGGTTAAGTTTGCGGTCAACGATGCACTGCTTCAGGGCAGCGTCGATTCCTCGTCGCTCGAAGCGCTGATAAAACAGGCGGTGGACGAGGACAAGGTGCGCGCGTCCTCCGTCCGCTTTGGACTGGTTACAGTTGAATTGCCCTCTATGCGCCCTTTAACACCGATGATTGAGGAGATATCGCATGGTATGCTCTACCGCTATCTGATGGCGTCGGCATCCTGCTTTCCGGTGTTTTCGCCCTATGAAATCGACGGGGTACGCTACATCGACGGCGGCTATTATGACAACGTGCCGATTAATCTTGCGATTCAAGAGGGTGCCGATTATGTCGTCGCAGTGGATCTCGACGGTATCGGTTTTGTGCGTGAGCCGGTCTCTGAGCAGGGGGTTGATATCGTTCGTATTCGCTCTTATTGGGACTTGGGCGCGGTGTTTGAGTTTGATAAAAATATCTTTGCCCGCAACCGCCGCCTTGGCTACTATGACACGATGAAGGCGTTCGGTAAGTTGGACGGCTATTATTACACCTTTGGGTATGGTGAATCCGCTAAGAACCTCAAAGCGCTTGAGCACGGGATTCCAACGTTGCGTGAGCGAATTACCCGCTTGGCCAAAAGCCCGATGGTTCGAACAATCAGTACGGTGGAAAAGGATGTCGCCATTGACTTTTTGATGAAATCAAACTGGGAGAGCCATGCGCAGGAGAAGCTATGCCGCGCGGCGGAAATAGCGGGCGCGGTTTATGGTATCTCGCCCGAACAGCAGTATACCTTTGAGAAGTTTAACAACCAGTTGCTGCGGCTATACCATACAGTTCCGTCGGTGTTGCCAACGCTGGAGTTGCAGCCCAAGGAGGATATCAAGCGCATTCTTGCGGCCGCGTTACAGTCGATGGAGCCGCGCAGGATGTCAGCCTCCATTACCCAGCTGATGCTGCGGGAGCAAAGCGACGGCGAGGCGGTGCGCATTCTGGCAGGGTTGCTGCCGCGCGAATACGCAGCGGCCACTTATCTGGCGCTGTTGCTTAAACAGAACTGA
- a CDS encoding flavocytochrome c, with the protein MFKKSIGVLLATAVLLSTAACGTATPAATSSGASPASSAPTEVSGAFKAGTYTAAAKGMGGDVAVEVVVSADEITDIKVTSHKETPGISDLPIEQIPAKIVETQSLAIDVVSGATITSDALLVAITDCLTQAGADVEALKNKKVEIEKAEDVTREADVVVIGAGGAGLAAAVTANQAGASVIVLEKTPKVGGNTIMAGGALNAVDEGSETALANNDSVELHYKQTFEGGDKQGDPEMVRTLVTNAWDGVEWLQSLGMEFKPGTFTVLGGLWPRAHKPVEPVGTGFFKAYNAYIDSNDNIEIMFNTKATDLITENGKVTGVVATGETGNKVTLTAKKGVVIATGGFAANVEMRQKHNTIWATLDASIKSTNPPSSTGDGIAMAEAVNAQLVNMENIQLLPMGDPNSGSLSGNIEMGVENRIFVNDEGNRFVDEGARRDVMTNALFEQPNAHMWVILDSHDYPTGDEKNNFNESVNELIAAGRAFKGETLEELAGEIGVDPENLVAAVTEFNTHVDSKTADSFGRTLYADKIDKGPFYAGARVPTVHHTMGGVQINTEAQVIDVNGNIIPGLYAAGEVTGNIHGANRLGGNALTDILVFGRIAGANAAAGK; encoded by the coding sequence ATGTTCAAAAAATCTATTGGTGTGCTACTTGCCACTGCTGTGCTTTTAAGCACTGCTGCCTGTGGTACAGCGACACCTGCGGCTACTTCTAGCGGAGCGTCTCCAGCCTCCTCGGCTCCGACTGAGGTTTCCGGCGCGTTTAAGGCCGGTACTTATACTGCCGCCGCAAAGGGTATGGGTGGCGATGTGGCGGTAGAGGTTGTCGTCTCCGCAGATGAAATCACCGATATCAAGGTCACTTCTCACAAAGAGACCCCCGGTATCAGCGATCTGCCTATCGAGCAGATTCCCGCAAAAATTGTAGAGACCCAGAGCCTTGCTATTGACGTCGTTTCAGGTGCCACTATCACCAGCGATGCATTATTGGTCGCTATCACCGACTGCTTGACTCAGGCCGGTGCAGATGTAGAGGCTCTGAAGAACAAAAAGGTGGAAATTGAAAAAGCTGAAGATGTTACCCGCGAGGCTGACGTCGTTGTCATCGGTGCAGGTGGTGCAGGTCTTGCCGCCGCTGTAACTGCCAATCAGGCCGGCGCTTCTGTCATCGTGCTTGAGAAGACGCCAAAGGTTGGCGGCAACACCATTATGGCTGGCGGCGCACTTAACGCCGTAGACGAAGGTAGCGAAACTGCCCTTGCCAACAACGACTCCGTTGAATTGCACTATAAGCAAACCTTTGAGGGCGGAGATAAGCAGGGTGATCCCGAGATGGTACGTACGCTGGTTACCAACGCCTGGGACGGTGTTGAGTGGCTGCAGAGTCTCGGCATGGAATTTAAGCCCGGAACTTTTACGGTTCTCGGTGGCCTGTGGCCCAGAGCGCATAAACCTGTTGAACCTGTCGGTACTGGATTCTTCAAAGCCTATAACGCTTATATCGACAGCAACGACAACATTGAAATTATGTTCAACACCAAAGCAACCGACCTTATCACCGAAAACGGTAAGGTAACTGGCGTCGTCGCCACAGGCGAGACCGGTAACAAGGTGACGCTAACCGCTAAAAAAGGCGTTGTGATCGCTACCGGTGGCTTTGCCGCGAACGTTGAGATGCGCCAGAAACACAATACAATCTGGGCGACCCTTGATGCCTCCATTAAGAGCACCAACCCGCCCAGCTCTACCGGCGACGGTATTGCTATGGCTGAGGCCGTTAACGCCCAGCTGGTTAATATGGAGAACATTCAGTTATTGCCCATGGGTGATCCGAACAGCGGTAGCCTGAGCGGTAACATTGAAATGGGCGTAGAAAACCGCATTTTTGTAAATGATGAAGGTAACCGTTTTGTAGACGAAGGCGCGCGCCGCGACGTGATGACCAACGCCCTGTTTGAGCAGCCCAACGCGCACATGTGGGTCATTCTTGACAGCCACGACTATCCCACCGGCGATGAGAAGAATAACTTCAATGAGTCGGTAAACGAGCTGATTGCTGCCGGACGCGCTTTTAAGGGTGAAACCCTTGAAGAGCTGGCGGGCGAAATCGGTGTCGACCCCGAAAACCTTGTGGCTGCAGTCACTGAGTTTAATACCCATGTGGATAGCAAAACCGCGGACAGCTTTGGCAGAACGCTCTATGCTGATAAGATCGACAAGGGCCCCTTCTATGCAGGTGCACGCGTCCCGACCGTCCACCACACCATGGGTGGCGTACAGATCAACACCGAAGCGCAGGTTATTGATGTAAACGGTAACATTATCCCCGGCCTCTATGCTGCGGGCGAAGTGACCGGCAATATCCACGGTGCCAATCGTCTGGGCGGTAATGCATTGACCGATATTCTTGTTTTCGGCAGAATTGCTGGTGCCAACGCCGCCGCAGGCAAATAA
- a CDS encoding exodeoxyribonuclease III, with translation MRLISWNVNGLRACLQKGFGDFLANSGADVFCLQETKLQQPPENLDLSGWHAYWNYAEKKGYSGTAIFSRKVPLSVTYGPGEMFDNEGRVITAEYDDFYLVNVYTPNSKRELERLDYRCAWEDNFRQYLLTLDAIKPVVLCGDLNVAHREIDLKNPKTNTKSAGFTPQEREKMTLLLEAGFTDSFRHLYPDTTGAYSWWSYMFKAREKNAGWRIDYFITSQRLTDRIEDSVIYADILGSDHCPVGLDLR, from the coding sequence ATGCGGCTTATATCCTGGAATGTGAACGGCCTGCGAGCCTGCTTGCAAAAGGGCTTTGGCGATTTTTTAGCCAACAGCGGTGCGGATGTGTTCTGCCTGCAGGAAACCAAGCTCCAACAACCGCCTGAGAATCTTGATCTTAGCGGATGGCATGCCTATTGGAACTATGCCGAAAAAAAAGGTTACTCAGGTACCGCGATATTTTCTCGCAAGGTGCCGCTTTCGGTAACCTATGGCCCTGGCGAGATGTTTGATAACGAAGGTCGAGTTATCACCGCCGAATATGATGATTTCTATCTCGTCAACGTCTATACCCCCAATTCCAAGCGGGAGCTGGAACGCCTTGATTACCGTTGTGCGTGGGAGGACAACTTTCGCCAGTATCTGCTGACGCTGGATGCAATAAAGCCGGTAGTACTGTGCGGCGACCTCAATGTCGCCCATAGAGAGATAGACCTAAAAAACCCAAAAACAAATACAAAGAGCGCGGGCTTTACCCCGCAGGAGCGCGAGAAGATGACCTTGTTACTCGAAGCAGGTTTTACCGATAGCTTTCGTCATCTTTATCCGGACACAACTGGCGCATATAGCTGGTGGTCCTATATGTTCAAGGCCCGCGAGAAGAATGCGGGGTGGCGTATCGACTATTTTATCACTTCGCAGCGTCTGACTGACCGGATAGAAGATAGCGTCATATACGCAGATATTTTAGGCAGCGACCACTGCCCGGTGGGGCTTGATCTGCGGTAG
- a CDS encoding DUF4317 domain-containing protein — translation MNEKEISEIRRRFRPDKSNISRVRGCYVNEKREIVSQFNQSLRIMSQEESESLLGILKKTLSGTLGKNLIDIEFATQQVVDGEEHKLLMALRNSSLDDEESVQAFFIRVIETLSLDENYLILLAYDKYDVPNYSKDGDKQNDSSDVFSYFLCSVCPVKMTKPALGYYAPENVFRNITADWVVSPPELGFMFPAFDDRCTNIYNAVYYTRNVAENHAEFINAVFKTEVPMPAAVQKETFEAILSDTIADDCSLQVVQTVHEQLSGLIAEHKANKIREPLVVSKQTVKDVLESCGVSEDHMTAFEERYDDAFGADKEISPRNIVDTKQLEVCTPDVTIRVSPGCGDLVETRIINGRKYILIRADQGVEVNGVSINILEEKQSVGQNI, via the coding sequence ATGAACGAAAAAGAGATTTCAGAAATTCGCCGTCGCTTCCGCCCGGATAAGAGCAATATCTCCCGGGTACGCGGCTGTTATGTTAATGAAAAGCGTGAAATTGTGTCGCAGTTTAACCAGTCGCTGCGCATCATGTCTCAGGAGGAAAGTGAATCGTTATTGGGGATTCTCAAGAAGACCTTATCTGGGACACTTGGCAAAAACCTCATCGATATTGAATTTGCGACTCAACAGGTGGTGGACGGCGAAGAACATAAGCTTTTAATGGCGCTTAGAAATTCGTCGCTGGACGATGAAGAATCCGTACAGGCCTTTTTTATTCGTGTGATTGAAACACTTAGCCTTGATGAGAATTATTTGATATTGTTAGCGTACGATAAATACGATGTGCCCAATTATTCAAAAGATGGTGACAAACAGAACGATTCCTCAGATGTATTCTCGTACTTTTTGTGCAGCGTCTGCCCTGTGAAAATGACAAAGCCTGCGCTCGGCTATTACGCACCGGAAAATGTTTTCCGTAATATTACGGCGGACTGGGTGGTGTCCCCACCCGAACTGGGGTTCATGTTCCCGGCTTTTGACGACCGATGCACCAACATTTATAACGCGGTCTACTACACGCGCAACGTCGCTGAAAATCATGCCGAATTTATCAATGCCGTGTTTAAGACAGAGGTGCCTATGCCTGCCGCCGTACAAAAAGAGACTTTTGAGGCGATTTTGAGTGATACAATCGCCGACGACTGTAGCCTTCAGGTGGTGCAGACGGTACATGAACAGTTGTCGGGTCTGATAGCGGAACATAAGGCCAATAAGATCCGCGAACCGCTGGTCGTCTCCAAGCAGACAGTCAAGGATGTTTTAGAATCCTGCGGCGTTTCGGAAGATCACATGACCGCTTTTGAAGAAAGATATGACGATGCATTTGGCGCCGACAAAGAGATTAGCCCACGAAATATTGTAGATACAAAGCAACTTGAGGTTTGCACACCCGATGTAACCATCCGGGTTAGCCCGGGGTGTGGCGATCTGGTTGAAACACGGATTATCAACGGCAGAAAATACATATTGATACGCGCCGATCAGGGTGTCGAGGTCAATGGTGTCTCGATTAATATTTTAGAAGAAAAACAAAGCGTAGGGCAAAATATATAG
- a CDS encoding CPBP family intramembrane glutamic endopeptidase — protein sequence MKAALRLKPITLILVIYVSCSILRALEYMFLRTDQTIIGEAFVHKLVGILILATAVRYLSLCWRDIGFTKKAPIKKVAQGLLLGAISFAIAYGAEILLLAVNGNVPSLRIYVTGYSVSGNRGSETGLLFFVMCVAGNIINVMMEEGVFRGLFIGLSERRYSFANAVLISSTLFGLWHIAAPVRSLLDGEMNATQAAVMSLMLVLFTGVAGVKFCLLTRLSGSLWMPMGDHFFNNTIINTLHVVTASGTDTLQIVRISVAQTLSFILVLLIYWKTGARYKQTFRGLKSSYYTLIF from the coding sequence ATGAAAGCGGCCCTGCGACTAAAACCGATAACATTAATACTGGTCATTTACGTGTCCTGCAGTATTCTGCGGGCGTTAGAATATATGTTTTTGCGAACGGACCAGACGATTATTGGAGAAGCCTTTGTCCACAAGCTGGTGGGCATTTTGATTCTGGCGACGGCGGTGCGGTATTTGTCGCTTTGCTGGCGTGACATTGGGTTTACAAAAAAAGCACCAATCAAAAAGGTGGCTCAAGGGTTGCTGCTGGGGGCGATTTCGTTTGCAATTGCCTACGGTGCAGAAATTTTATTATTAGCGGTCAACGGCAATGTTCCGTCGCTGCGAATCTATGTCACTGGATATTCGGTTAGTGGAAACCGTGGCAGCGAAACCGGGTTGCTGTTTTTCGTCATGTGCGTTGCTGGCAACATCATCAACGTGATGATGGAAGAGGGGGTTTTCCGCGGTTTGTTTATCGGGCTTTCAGAGCGTCGATACTCTTTTGCAAATGCGGTACTGATTTCTTCGACGTTGTTTGGCTTATGGCATATTGCCGCGCCAGTGCGCAGTCTGCTGGACGGTGAAATGAATGCGACACAGGCGGCGGTTATGTCGCTTATGCTCGTCTTGTTCACAGGCGTGGCCGGTGTGAAGTTTTGCCTGTTGACAAGGCTCTCAGGCTCGCTTTGGATGCCGATGGGTGACCACTTTTTTAACAACACAATTATTAATACGCTGCATGTGGTGACCGCCTCGGGCACTGACACATTGCAGATTGTGCGCATTTCTGTTGCCCAAACTTTATCGTTTATACTGGTGCTGTTGATCTACTGGAAGACCGGTGCGCGCTATAAACAGACCTTTCGTGGTCTAAAATCGAGTTATTATACGCTAATTTTTTAA
- a CDS encoding response regulator transcription factor — MSLEKIMVADDDKNICELLRLYLEKEQYTVVIANDGNEAIAKFNAEAPALILLDVMMPGLDGWQVCREIRKKSNVPIIMITAKGETFDKVLGLELGADDYVVKPFDAKEIVARIKAVLRRTVNGVQPENTVREVSFDKLVVNMTKYELKVDGKVVDTPPKELELLFHLASNPNRVYTRDQLLDEVWGFEYYGDSRTVDVHIKRLREKLEGVSEKWTLKTVWGVGYKFETKD, encoded by the coding sequence ATGTCGCTGGAAAAAATTATGGTGGCGGATGATGACAAAAATATCTGCGAGCTGCTGAGACTCTATCTCGAAAAGGAGCAGTATACCGTCGTAATTGCAAACGATGGCAACGAGGCGATCGCCAAGTTTAACGCGGAGGCACCAGCGCTCATACTGCTTGACGTGATGATGCCAGGGTTGGACGGTTGGCAGGTCTGCCGTGAGATCCGCAAAAAATCGAATGTTCCGATCATCATGATAACCGCCAAGGGAGAGACCTTTGATAAGGTGCTCGGTTTGGAACTTGGCGCCGATGATTACGTGGTCAAGCCGTTTGACGCCAAAGAAATTGTCGCGCGCATCAAAGCGGTTTTGCGCCGCACAGTCAATGGCGTGCAGCCTGAGAACACCGTGCGCGAGGTTAGCTTCGACAAGCTGGTGGTTAACATGACAAAGTACGAGCTGAAGGTGGACGGCAAGGTTGTGGATACGCCGCCCAAGGAGCTGGAGCTTTTGTTCCATTTGGCCTCAAACCCCAACCGCGTTTATACTCGTGATCAGTTGCTTGATGAGGTATGGGGCTTTGAGTATTATGGTGATTCGCGCACCGTTGACGTTCATATCAAACGTCTGCGCGAAAAGCTTGAGGGCGTTTCTGAAAAGTGGACGCTTAAAACCGTTTGGGGTGTGGGATATAAGTTTGAGACCAAGGACTAA
- the ychF gene encoding redox-regulated ATPase YchF — protein sequence MKLGIVGLPNVGKSTLFNAITNAGAQSANYPFCTIEPNVGIVAVPDKRLDKLAEMYNPKKVTPAVIEFVDIAGLVRGASKGEGLGNKFLSHIREVDAIVHVVRCFDDGEIIHVDGSVDPARDIETINLELVFSDIEMVERRIDRAKKAAKGDKKYLAEVELLERLHVHLSEGKSARGMALTSEEQELLHEAPLLSSKPVIYATNLCEDDLTNAEGGYNAYYQKVCDIAKDENAQVIPICAKIEEEIAELDEEDKQMFLEELGLHESGLDRLITAGYDLLGLISYLTAGEPEVRAWTIQKGTKAPQAAGKIHSDFERGFIRAEVVSFEDLVACGSIAAAKEKGIYRSEGKDYVFQDGDVVLFRFNV from the coding sequence ATGAAGCTTGGTATCGTGGGGCTTCCCAATGTCGGAAAATCTACGCTGTTCAATGCGATAACCAACGCCGGCGCACAGTCGGCCAACTACCCGTTCTGCACCATCGAGCCAAATGTCGGCATCGTAGCGGTGCCGGATAAGCGACTGGACAAGCTTGCCGAAATGTATAACCCCAAGAAAGTCACCCCCGCTGTCATTGAATTTGTCGATATCGCCGGGCTGGTGCGTGGCGCTTCAAAGGGCGAGGGCCTGGGCAACAAGTTTCTCTCGCACATCCGCGAGGTGGACGCTATTGTACATGTGGTGCGCTGCTTTGACGATGGGGAGATTATCCATGTAGACGGTTCGGTCGACCCCGCGCGTGACATTGAAACTATCAACCTTGAACTGGTCTTTTCGGACATCGAAATGGTAGAACGCCGTATTGACCGTGCAAAAAAAGCCGCTAAGGGTGACAAAAAATATCTAGCTGAGGTTGAGTTGCTTGAGCGTCTACACGTTCATCTGTCCGAGGGTAAATCTGCCCGTGGCATGGCGCTGACTAGTGAAGAGCAGGAGCTGTTGCACGAAGCGCCGCTGCTCTCGTCAAAGCCTGTTATCTATGCCACCAATTTATGTGAAGATGATCTTACAAACGCCGAGGGCGGCTACAATGCTTACTACCAGAAGGTATGTGACATCGCCAAGGATGAAAATGCACAGGTAATCCCCATTTGTGCCAAAATTGAAGAGGAAATTGCTGAACTGGACGAAGAGGACAAGCAGATGTTTTTGGAGGAGCTTGGTCTTCATGAATCCGGCCTTGATCGCCTGATCACCGCGGGCTATGATCTGCTTGGGCTGATCTCTTATCTCACTGCTGGTGAGCCGGAGGTGCGCGCTTGGACTATTCAAAAGGGCACTAAGGCTCCGCAAGCGGCTGGCAAAATCCATTCCGATTTTGAGCGCGGCTTTATTCGTGCCGAGGTTGTCTCGTTTGAGGATCTTGTGGCCTGCGGCTCCATTGCCGCCGCCAAGGAAAAAGGCATCTACCGCTCTGAGGGCAAAGACTATGTTTTTCAGGATGGCGATGTCGTGTTGTTCCGATTCAACGTGTAA
- a CDS encoding DUF4438 domain-containing protein, with protein MKLRDNRDRLVMQSVMGRIHHPTIGRSGVFKLCHDGSNRVLPSVGGITYNVKLGDCVFDKVCDHVEPGVSMSNPNDKENDALVMLTCIGNEAKVVSGEAKGARGFVTGFHGGIEHTLLWFSDEDMEKMLPEDRILIKAYGQGLALLDFPEIMLTGIDPALLDRMKLSVEDGKLVLPVAGIVPAHLMGAGQGMGSGYTGDYDLMTADWDEIVRCGLDRLCYGDIVLLQNCDNTFGRGYLTGAVSIGVVVHSDCTVMGHGPGITTLMTCKKPLITGVLDKSANLANYIGIAR; from the coding sequence ATGAAATTACGTGATAACCGCGACCGGCTTGTTATGCAATCGGTCATGGGCAGAATACACCACCCCACCATCGGGCGTAGCGGCGTCTTTAAGCTCTGCCATGACGGCAGTAATCGGGTGCTGCCAAGCGTCGGGGGTATTACCTATAACGTTAAGCTGGGCGACTGTGTGTTCGACAAGGTCTGCGACCACGTTGAGCCGGGCGTGAGCATGAGCAACCCTAATGACAAAGAGAACGACGCGCTGGTGATGTTGACCTGTATTGGCAACGAGGCAAAGGTCGTTTCAGGAGAAGCCAAGGGTGCGCGCGGCTTTGTCACAGGTTTCCACGGCGGTATTGAACATACGCTGCTGTGGTTTTCAGACGAGGATATGGAAAAAATGTTGCCGGAGGATAGAATCCTGATCAAAGCCTACGGACAGGGGTTGGCGCTTCTTGATTTTCCTGAGATTATGCTCACTGGAATCGACCCTGCGCTGCTTGACCGCATGAAGCTGTCGGTCGAGGACGGTAAGCTGGTCTTGCCGGTTGCCGGCATTGTTCCGGCGCATCTTATGGGCGCAGGGCAGGGAATGGGTTCCGGCTACACAGGTGACTACGACCTGATGACGGCCGACTGGGACGAAATTGTCCGCTGCGGATTGGACAGGCTCTGTTATGGCGATATCGTGCTGCTGCAAAATTGCGATAACACTTTTGGCCGCGGATATCTGACCGGTGCGGTGTCCATCGGGGTGGTCGTGCACTCGGATTGTACCGTTATGGGGCATGGGCCGGGCATCACCACACTGATGACCTGTAAAAAGCCGCTGATTACCGGCGTGCTGGATAAAAGCGCCAACCTTGCAAACTATATTGGTATTGCACGCTAA
- a CDS encoding FprA family A-type flavoprotein: protein MYCVRKVTDDLFWVGANDHRVGVFENMFPIPRGVTYNSYLLLDESTVLFDTVDWSSSRQLLANITHVLNGRTLDYLVVNHLEPDHAASIEEILLRWPKIKLIGNQKSFALMCQFGFKIDTHECIVVKDCDTYCFGKHKVQFIFAPMVHWPEVMVTFDETNGVLFSADVFGTFGTLDGKLFADEVNFDRDWLDDARRYLANIVGKYGPQIQKLLKKMDGIKDQIKIFCPLHGPVWRKDLNYFVEKYDIWSRYEPEEKGVLIAYASMYGNTESAAQVVAAQLCERGMTNVVMYDVSRTDVSQLISEVFKYSHLVLASATYNLGIYPKMHDFLNDMKALNVQNRTVAIIENGSWACKVGDQIQKFVTDEMKNMTLLDERLSIVSSLGTDKVLEIESLVNAILKSM, encoded by the coding sequence ATGTATTGTGTAAGAAAAGTAACAGATGATTTATTTTGGGTGGGCGCTAATGATCACAGGGTTGGGGTTTTTGAGAACATGTTCCCCATTCCGCGTGGCGTTACCTACAATTCATATTTGTTACTGGACGAAAGCACCGTCTTGTTTGATACGGTGGACTGGTCATCGAGTCGGCAGCTTCTGGCAAATATTACGCATGTTTTAAACGGGCGCACGCTGGATTATCTGGTCGTCAACCATTTAGAACCTGACCATGCAGCCAGCATTGAGGAGATTTTACTTCGTTGGCCCAAAATAAAGTTGATAGGCAATCAAAAGTCCTTTGCACTGATGTGCCAGTTCGGGTTTAAGATCGACACCCATGAGTGCATAGTGGTCAAGGACTGCGATACCTACTGCTTTGGTAAGCATAAGGTTCAGTTTATTTTTGCACCCATGGTGCATTGGCCTGAAGTTATGGTCACTTTTGACGAGACAAACGGCGTGCTGTTTTCGGCCGATGTTTTTGGAACTTTTGGCACGCTTGACGGCAAGCTATTTGCTGACGAGGTGAATTTTGATCGCGACTGGTTGGATGATGCCCGCCGCTATCTGGCTAATATCGTCGGAAAATATGGCCCCCAAATTCAAAAGCTGCTTAAAAAAATGGACGGTATCAAAGACCAGATCAAAATCTTTTGCCCGCTACACGGCCCCGTCTGGCGCAAGGACTTAAACTACTTTGTCGAAAAGTATGACATTTGGAGCCGCTACGAGCCAGAAGAGAAGGGCGTGCTCATTGCCTACGCCTCGATGTATGGCAACACCGAAAGTGCGGCGCAAGTGGTGGCTGCGCAGCTTTGCGAAAGAGGCATGACCAATGTGGTTATGTATGATGTCTCAAGAACCGATGTGTCGCAGCTTATTTCTGAGGTGTTTAAATACAGCCATTTGGTGTTGGCTTCGGCCACCTACAATCTTGGCATCTACCCGAAGATGCATGATTTTCTAAATGACATGAAAGCCCTCAATGTTCAGAACCGAACCGTAGCGATTATAGAAAATGGCTCCTGGGCTTGCAAGGTCGGTGATCAGATACAGAAGTTTGTCACGGACGAGATGAAAAACATGACTCTTCTCGACGAGCGGCTCAGCATCGTTTCGTCACTTGGCACGGACAAGGTACTTGAGATTGAAAGCTTGGTTAATGCCATTTTAAAATCGATGTAA